Genomic window (Cellulosilyticum lentocellum DSM 5427):
AAATATTCTTTATAATTAATACTTTTTTCACTATGGCAATTTCTTAAATGATTAGTAACGCCAAATTTTTTGCAATAGTATATCTCTTGTCTCAATTTTCTTTTATATTTTTTACACACTTTAACCTTATCATCAACTATTAATCCTGTTACTAACTTACGTTTTTCACCACTCATTTGATGTGTTTTCATTATGTTAGGGCTAAATCTATACTTCCCCAGTGATTTATAAACTTCTTTTTTAAATGTACTCAAATCATAATTAGCTGAGAATGTCATATCATCTGCATATCTGGTATAAGTAATGTCTCTATTTCTTACTACGTTAATAATCTCTTGATCTACTTCATCAAACGCTAAATTAGCTAAATAAGGACTAGTAGGAGCTCCCTGAGGTAAGCCACCTCTATAGCAACAAACTCTTGCTAATAATTGTGCTACACTATTACAATAACCCATTCTTCTAAATATCTTTTCAACACTATATTTTGTAACAGATGGAAAAAAATCTTTTATATCAATATTTAATACATACTCTTTATTTAAATGTTTTCTTGCATTTGAAACTATTGATTTTCCTTTAATGAATCCATGGACATTATGAGATATACTTATCTTTTCTAAAATATTTTTCAATATCCATCTTTGTCTTTTCTTTAATTCTTCACTTGGTGCATTAATCTCTCTCGAACCTCCATTTTTCTTATCAATATAAAAAATATGATACTCATCAAGAGAAATATCATCTAAACGTAATATTTGCTTTAAATGTGTAGGATCAAATATTACCGGTAATTCCTTATCCAATAATCCTTCAGCATAATTACAACATTTAGATATATATACATCATCAGCACTTAGACTTTTTAGTGTTTCACATAAACGTATTGTATATTCATAATTATACATCTTTTCCCCCATACAAAAAGAGCAACTACTATTTATTTCATTTCTGTCGCACACCAATTTATAAGCTTATAAATTGGTGTGCGACAGAAACTTAGTACCCTTTTCCAAGGAGGCGAATCGCCTCAATCTAGTTGCTCTTTTCTATATTATCAAAATTATCAGGTACATACAAGTAATTCCACTCAAATTCTACCTTATCACTTATGCTTTCTATATCACTAAACCACTTTTCACATTCAAGTAAAGGATGATATACTTTATCTGTAAGATATATTCTTTTTTGTTTAACTTTTATAAATCTTCTATCATATAGTTCCTGAACTAAATTTACTATCATACCAGCTGGTAATCCTAATTCAATGCCCAATTTAACAAAATCAATTCTTCCATTTTCTTTTATAGATTTCAAAATTATTACCTCTGGAATTGTTAGATTACTATACATTCTCATTATTTATTAGCACCCCCGCATTATATGCGTTTAATCTATTAATCTCTTTTTTTCTTCTTCAAATCATTTATACAAAGACGACTAGGCTGTCTTTGTGTTTGACGTGGAAAAATAGGTAGTCCATACTCGGAATACTTCCAAAATGAACATAGTGTATTATTGGGTGTTTCATAGTAAAAAGATATTAACGCTTTACTTTCTCTAAATCCTAAAAAATATTCTTTTTCTTCAATTCTTGGGTTTTCATTTACTAATCTTTCATAACTAGCAATTAATTCTTTAGCAGCTACCATTTCTTCATCTGAAAAACAATATCCTGTTTCAAAACAACGATGCAACTTATTAAAAAATACAGATTTTATATCAAGATTTAATTCCTTCTTACACCACTTCCTAACCATATTAATTGATTTTTCTCTCGCATAAAGACATGACAACATAATTTTTTTACTTTTCCAGTCTATGTTATTAAATCTCTCATAGGTCATCTTAATATTAGTGTATGTAGTAAACCCAGTTCCTATAATATCATCAATAAATATTATATATTTATATTTATCAACTATACTTGCGTCAATCCTGGAAATTGATGCAATATATTGCTCCTTAGTCATATAATTCATATTAATTGCTTGCAAAATAGAACGAATATTATCTCCTCCAGATTTATACTTTGCCTCTACTGAGATAAATAATATTTCACTATAATTTCCACCTTGCTTAAGTACTTCTTCTTGTATTCTTTCAAATAAGATGCTTAATAAATATTGCATCTCTTGTTGAGTAACATATGTATATTTACTAAATAACTTCAATAATTTATCTGCCATTTCTTCATCTAACCGGCTTATCCAGTTATGCAAGTTATCTTCCAATATATCTTTCCCAATATATATATCAATCTCTTTGCATTGTTCCCTTGCTAGCCTATGATCTGCTAAATATCTTTCCTTATCAATGTGGTTTCTAGTATAAAAATCATCTAAAGCACTTTTTACTCTCTTTTCAATATCCATTGTATACCCCGTATTTTAGATAATCTATGTTTCCTTAATATACTTAATTATAAATTTAACAATTACCATTGAAAATAACTAGCTAGTCTAAATTAAAAACCCTTTAATATACAAATTACTTTTTATCCAAGAATTAGTTATTTTTATCTAGTATTAACTTTTTCTGTAAATTTCCGTAAAAACTCCAAAATCCCCGTAACACTCATCATTCGAGTATTACGAGGATTTAGTTAATGGAGGTGAGGGGAATCGAACCCCTGTCCGAAAGCCCATATAGCGTGGTCTCTACCATCATATTCTTTGTTTTGACATTCCCTCCATCTAGCGCCCAAAGACAGGCTCTAGATTTTAGTAGCTTCATAGTGTTCACGTTGGCTCAAAGCTTTGCCAGGTGAAGGATCCGCGAGTCGAAGCCCTGATCTAGGCTGCGGAAGACCTAGGAGGACTGCGCCTTAATTAGGCAGCGATTGCTAAATTATCTTCAGCGTTTACTTTAAGTGCCAGCTTTTAACGTAGACTCCGGCGTTCTACGGATGGCTGCCCCAGTAGATGTGACCCCCGTCGAAACCAGTGCACCCCCTTATTATAACAAGAACAGTGTCTTGCTGAAGTAAGTGCCTTTTACGCTGTAAAGACATTCTCCTACTTCTTAATAAGGTGACTTTGGTTTATAACGGCTAGATCGACTACACTAGCAGTTAGAATGTTATTATACTATAGCTTGCGATTACTTACTAGAAGTAAATTCTGCTAAAGCTACCAAAATTTAAAGGTTTTTAATTTTAAATTCTCTTTCGCTAGCACGCTGTGTGTCCTTTTTCACGATATCTTGGCGTTTATCATGAAGTTTTTTACCTCGTGCAAGCCCCATTTCCACTTTCACAAGGCTGCCCTTGATGTACACACGAAGTGGTACAATCGTCATGCCTTTTTGAGTGGTTTCACCAATGAGTTTATTAATTTCTCTTTTATGAAGTAAAAGCTTACGGGTACGCAGTGGGTCTTTATTGAAAATGTTCCCGTGATCGTAAGGGTTAACATGCATATTGAAAATAAATGCTTCCCCATTTTTGATCTTAATAAAGCTTTCTTTAACAGAGCATCCTCCTTGACGAATGGATTTTACTTCTGTTCCAGCAAGTGCAATACCTGCTTCATAGACTTCATCTATAAAATAGTCATGGTATGCTTTCTTATTGTTCGCTATGACTTTAAAGCTAGTTCTATCCTTAGCCATGGTGTGCTCCTTTCTTCATCTCGTGTGCTTATACATTATAACATAATTTGTAAAAAATGCAAGGCTACTTATTAATTGCAGCCTTCAAGGACTTGCAACACGCTCCTTAAAGGGCTATCCTTATATAGAGGTGGCATTATTCAATCACCATCATAGATTATAGACAGATTCGAGGAACTTATTATGAACGAAAAATACAAAGGCATACTTTATATTCTACTAGCTGCCTTTTGCTTTGCACTAATGAATACCTTTGTAAGACTCTCCGGAGATTTACCTTCTATTCAAAAAAGCTTTTTTAGAAACTTTGTGGCCCTCCTAGCAGCTGCCTTTATTTTAAAGCGAAGCAAAATCGGCTTTTCTTTTAAAAAAGAAAATTTCACGCTTCTTTTATTACGTGCTACTTGTGGCACTGTAGGCATCTTATGTAATTTCTATGCGGTGGATCATCTTCTTCTTTCTGATGCTTCTATGCTCAATAAGATGTCACCTTTCTTTGTGATTATCTTTAGCTATCTCTTCCTTAAGGAAAAGGTAAACTGGGTGCAATCCCTAGCTGTCATTGGTGCTTTTATAGGAAGTTTATTTATCATTAAACCATCCTTTAGTAATCTAGACTTAGTACCCTCTTTGATTGGCTTATTAGGAGGCATTGGTGCTGGAGCTGCTTATACAGCTGTTAGATCATTAGGACAAAGAGGAGAAAAAGGGCCCTTTATCGTCTTTTTCTTCTCCAGTTTTTCTTGCTTGGTGACTTTACCATTCCTAATCTTTCAATATCATGAAATGTCTTTACTTCAAATTGGGTATTTACTCTTTGCAGGCCTTGCTGCTACTGGTGGTCAATTTGCTATTACAGCGGCTTATTGCTACGCTCCTGCTAAAGAAATCTCAGTATACGATTACTCACAAGTCATCTTCGCTGCTATCCTAGGCTTCATCCTCTTTGGACAAATACCGGATCTATATAGTGGCCTTGGTTATATCATCATCTGTGGTATGGCTGTCTTTATGTTCTTATATAATATGGGCTATTTAACCAGAAAAAATCCACAAGCTTAATTAACTTAATCAAAAGCACCGTGTCAAAATAGAATGATTCAACGCTCTATTTTGACACGGTGCTTTTTGTAATACACTATTTAGCTTATTTTTCTATGTGCTTGACTCAGCTAGAAGTTAGGTTTAAAAACTACCTTCTTCTTTATATCTAGCTAATAGATCTTCAATGCTACCTTTACACTTTCTACCATGACAAGAACCACTCATAGCTCCTGTCTTAGCTTTGACCTTCTCCATTGTATCTGCACCATCCATAATGGCTGCTTTAATTTTAGCTCTTGTCACTTGTCTACAAACACAAGTTTTAGTTAGTCGATCTTTAATTTCTTCTTCGTTCATTTCTATCCTCCTTTCTATTCCATTTATCTTTAATAGTAGATACCTATTTATTTCTCACTCTATTATATGATGAAGGCTTCTTTAGCCTCATCACTCTCATATGTCATGCTTTTTCATTATTATTGTTCTCATTGTCGTTAAGCAGTTTTTTAAGCTGTTAGTCATTAACTAGTAATTCCCTTTTTTTCGTTAAGTAGCCTCATTAGGGAGAAAAGCTATCTACTGAAGGCTACCTTGGAGCTGAGTTTAGAACTTCTTAGTAAAACGAGACAGTAGCTGAAAGTAGGTAGCTTTTCGGACTAATGAGGCGGCCTTAAGACAATAAAGAGGGCATTGCCATCTCGCAATACCCTCTGCTTTAAACAAATGCTTAGTGTTCGGTTGGCTATTCTTTGTCTTTTAACATCCTATGAATCTGACCTTTACAACGTTGTCCTTTGCAAGCACCTGCGCCTGCTCCTGTAGCAGCTTTAACACCCTCTAAGGTTGTTGTTCCATGATCAAGTGCTCTTTGAATACTTTCCTCTGAAACATGCTTACATAAACAAACTTGTTTGCTCATAGATTGTTCTCCTTTAGCGCTCACTTAAGTTATCATTCAAACTTCCTCTAAGCGTTGGTTTGTTTATTAGAAAACTATTTGTTAGCTTCGATTAAGGCTTCAATTTTCGCTTTGCAACGTCCACCGTGGCAAAAACCTGTTGTAGCTCCTGTAGCTTCTTTAACAGCATCTACAGTATCAGCTCCTTTTTTGATAGCCTCTACAATTGTTTCCTCAGAAATATTTTTACATAAACAAATAATATCGCTCATTGTCCCACTCCTTTAAATCTTATCTCGGTATTATTTTCTCCAGGAATCTTACACACATACCTTGTAAGTTTCCCCATTTATCCATTATATGGTAATTTTGTCATTTTTACAATGTTTCTAATGCTGCTTGATTTAATAAGCCCCAAGGTTTATTAAAATGTGGTTGGAAGAAGAAATCAGTCATTGCTAATTCTTCTACTGTCATTTTATTTTGGATGACTACAGAAAGGGTATTCATCATTTCTGTTAAATCATATTTAGATAAAATCTGACCGCCTAAGACCACTCTTGAGCTTGCATCATAAACTAATTTAAGCATTACTTTTTCGTTAGTTGGCATAAAGCCTGGGCGGTAAACATCTTCTACCATAACACTTGCTACTTCTTTAGAAGTTGTTGCTTTAGCTACTTCTTCTGTCATACCTGTAGAAGCAATGTCATAGCCATAGATCTTAATACCTGAAGTACCTTGTGTACCCATGTATTTAAGCGTTGGTTTCACTAAGTTTTTAGCTACTAAAGTACCCATTCTTACAGCATTAGTTGCAAGTGGAATATAACGTGCTTCTCCTGCTGGGTTAAAACGTACCACGCAGCAATCTCCAGCTGCAAATACATCTTTACGGCTTGTTTCCATATATTCATTGATTAAGATAGCACCATTAGGTAATGTATCTAATCCATCCTTTACAAGGGTTGTATTAGGTTTGAAACCAATGCAAAGCACTACTAAATCTGCTTCAAAACTATCTTTATCGGTAATAACCTTCGTTACATGACCATTTTCACCTTCAAAGCGTTCTACCATTTGGTCTAAAGCAAGTTTAACACCTTTTTCTTCAAAAGCTTTTTCTGCTACTGTTGTAAAAGGCTCATCTAGATATTTACTCATAATGCGTGTTTCTGCATCGATTAAAGTAACATCTTTTCCTTTCATTTCAAAGGCTTCGGCTAATTCTACACCAATGTAGCCTGCACCAAT
Coding sequences:
- a CDS encoding retron St85 family RNA-directed DNA polymerase; its protein translation is MYNYEYTIRLCETLKSLSADDVYISKCCNYAEGLLDKELPVIFDPTHLKQILRLDDISLDEYHIFYIDKKNGGSREINAPSEELKKRQRWILKNILEKISISHNVHGFIKGKSIVSNARKHLNKEYVLNIDIKDFFPSVTKYSVEKIFRRMGYCNSVAQLLARVCCYRGGLPQGAPTSPYLANLAFDEVDQEIINVVRNRDITYTRYADDMTFSANYDLSTFKKEVYKSLGKYRFSPNIMKTHQMSGEKRKLVTGLIVDDKVKVCKKYKRKLRQEIYYCKKFGVTNHLRNCHSEKSINYKEYLYGKAYFIKMVEEIVGEKFLADLDSIDWY
- a CDS encoding phosphoribosyltransferase-like protein is translated as MDIEKRVKSALDDFYTRNHIDKERYLADHRLAREQCKEIDIYIGKDILEDNLHNWISRLDEEMADKLLKLFSKYTYVTQQEMQYLLSILFERIQEEVLKQGGNYSEILFISVEAKYKSGGDNIRSILQAINMNYMTKEQYIASISRIDASIVDKYKYIIFIDDIIGTGFTTYTNIKMTYERFNNIDWKSKKIMLSCLYAREKSINMVRKWCKKELNLDIKSVFFNKLHRCFETGYCFSDEEMVAAKELIASYERLVNENPRIEEKEYFLGFRESKALISFYYETPNNTLCSFWKYSEYGLPIFPRQTQRQPSRLCINDLKKKKRD
- the smpB gene encoding SsrA-binding protein SmpB, which produces MAKDRTSFKVIANNKKAYHDYFIDEVYEAGIALAGTEVKSIRQGGCSVKESFIKIKNGEAFIFNMHVNPYDHGNIFNKDPLRTRKLLLHKREINKLIGETTQKGMTIVPLRVYIKGSLVKVEMGLARGKKLHDKRQDIVKKDTQRASEREFKIKNL
- a CDS encoding DMT family transporter — translated: MNEKYKGILYILLAAFCFALMNTFVRLSGDLPSIQKSFFRNFVALLAAAFILKRSKIGFSFKKENFTLLLLRATCGTVGILCNFYAVDHLLLSDASMLNKMSPFFVIIFSYLFLKEKVNWVQSLAVIGAFIGSLFIIKPSFSNLDLVPSLIGLLGGIGAGAAYTAVRSLGQRGEKGPFIVFFFSSFSCLVTLPFLIFQYHEMSLLQIGYLLFAGLAATGGQFAITAAYCYAPAKEISVYDYSQVIFAAILGFILFGQIPDLYSGLGYIIICGMAVFMFLYNMGYLTRKNPQA
- a CDS encoding (2Fe-2S)-binding protein, with amino-acid sequence MNEEEIKDRLTKTCVCRQVTRAKIKAAIMDGADTMEKVKAKTGAMSGSCHGRKCKGSIEDLLARYKEEGSF
- a CDS encoding (2Fe-2S)-binding protein, with translation MSKQVCLCKHVSEESIQRALDHGTTTLEGVKAATGAGAGACKGQRCKGQIHRMLKDKE
- a CDS encoding (2Fe-2S)-binding protein; this translates as MSDIICLCKNISEETIVEAIKKGADTVDAVKEATGATTGFCHGGRCKAKIEALIEANK
- a CDS encoding FAD-dependent oxidoreductase codes for the protein MKVIVIGCTHAGTAAIVNIKKEHKDAEVTVYERNNNISFLSCGIALNVGGVVPTTESLFYNSPEGLAALGVVTKMEHDVTHIDFENKKIEVKDLNTNEVTTDHYDKLVLTIGSWPIIPPLDGIDLGNIELCKNYNHAQVIIEKAKSAKKVVVIGAGYIGVELAEAFEMKGKDVTLIDAETRIMSKYLDEPFTTVAEKAFEEKGVKLALDQMVERFEGENGHVTKVITDKDSFEADLVVLCIGFKPNTTLVKDGLDTLPNGAILINEYMETSRKDVFAAGDCCVVRFNPAGEARYIPLATNAVRMGTLVAKNLVKPTLKYMGTQGTSGIKIYGYDIASTGMTEEVAKATTSKEVASVMVEDVYRPGFMPTNEKVMLKLVYDASSRVVLGGQILSKYDLTEMMNTLSVVIQNKMTVEELAMTDFFFQPHFNKPWGLLNQAALETL